A segment of the Peptoclostridium acidaminophilum DSM 3953 genome:
GTGCTAGATGGGGAGTTAGCGGTGCCCTGTACCTGCAATCCGCTGTAGCAGGGTCGAATGCCATATTGAGGCTCACTAGCTGTAGAGCAGCTCCAAAAAAGTGATGATGATTGTCGGGTCCTGCGCAATAGAGATTCATGAACCCCGTCAGATCCGGAAGGAAGCAGCGGTAAGTGATCCCCTCTATGTGCCGCGGGAGCGCCTGATATGAGTTAACTCTTTGGGAGGCGTCTGTGGCTTTGAGTCGAATTATGGCTGCACAGCATTTAATTATAAAATATAAATATCCAGAATTTTAAGCTGGGGGAGCCTGTGGCGACAGGCTGAGAGTGCGATGTTATCGCTTACCCTTACAACCTGATACGGTTAATGCCGGCGTAGGGAAGCTGCAGGTTTATTTTAATTCATAGATAAACTGGCTTGCCTTTTGGCAAGCCTTTTTTATTTGAAAAATTGAATATTTGCAAAAGAAGCTGGGGGAGCCTGTAGCGACAGGCTGAGAGTGCGATGTTATTGCTTACCCCTATGACCTGATTTGGTTAATGCCAACGTAGGGATGTTTCTGCTGAATTTTTTTTGAGTGACGTGTTTTCAAAGCAGACCCTATCGAGTCTGCTTTTTTTTATTGAGAAAAAGTCCAGCTAAGAAATGTCTACAGTTAAATTTAAAAATGCTTGATATTTCTTCAGATAAAAAAGAGTAACTTTAATAAGCCTTTTGAGCATATCTCAAAAAGTGAAAAATCAGACCATGGATTTACTTACGCAGCTTTATCGCATTTAGCTCTTAAGTAATTCATTTGATGATCTTCTGGGGTGATGATAGCGAATTCTTTTTCATCACGAAGTATTGCAAACACAATGTTACAGACTTTATGCATAACAGCTCCAAGAGCAACCATTTTAGGCTTTGATTGGCATTTCTTTAAATAGTAATCACGCAAGACCGGATTTTTGGCAGAGCCATCTCTGTTCTTACTGATACTGATAAGAGCCATTGTATGAATAACTCTTCTGGCAATGCGGGAACCTCGCTTTGACATGGAGATCTTTGTGCCTTCAAATTGCCCAGACTGCTTTACAGCTGGATCTAGCCCAAAATAAGCAAAGAGTTGCTTTGGTGAACGAAAAGATGAAAAATCGCCAATCTCACCCATTAGACTCACTGCGGATAAGAAGCCAGCTCCTTTATAGGATTCAACTAAGCGGACTTGTTTCACAAAATCAGTAGTTTCATTCGTATCAACAAGTTCATGCATATCAGAAAGAACAGAGGCCACTTCAATATCATAGTTTCTGATAAAACGGATATATAGAAGTATTCGCTTGAAATTACTGCTTACAGAATACCCAAAGGTATTTGCATCATTTGCAGCCTGGATTATGGCATTATACTTGTTTTCAGCATATGTAAGTCCAAACCTGGCAGTAGACCTTATAGAATCAACAATCTCTTCTTTTGAGGCACTTAGAAATGCTTCAGGAGATGTGTATTTTTCCAGTAAGGTCAGAGCTGTATTTGTGGTTATCTTGGAAAATATTTTTAAATACTGTGGAAATACCATGCGCAATTCTCCCTGTAGCTTATTCACATAGGCAGAGCGATTATCCATCAGATCGTAATACTCTCTTGAAAGATTTCGCAAATCAAGAGCAAGATCAGATGGCATTAGTGATACCTTTAAATCAGGTTTAAGACCTACCAATGCAACCTTTCTTGAATCAAAACGGTCATTATGTACTTTTCTAATGTTGATGTTTGTGCTATTCTTAGTGATGATAGGATTGATAACCGCAATGTTAAAACCCTTATCACGAAGATAGCAGAAGAGTGGGTAATGATAAATTCCCGTGGATTCCAGAAAGATGCGACTTTCTAAGGAATACAGCTCTTCTGCTTCTTTTATTTTAGAAACAACTAAGCTTAAGGAATTAAGGTCGGAATGCATGATTTTAAAAGGCTTTCCCACAAAGGTCTGGTTAGGCAGTGCGATAGACATCCAACTGAAGTCCGCACCAACATCAATACCGACCGAGATAAATAAATTTTCAAAAAGATTGTTTGACATGAGCAAAAGCTCCTTTCTGATAGGAATCCATTTCCATTAAATGAGTACACAACCTAGCATGTTATACAGGTATAGCCTGAGGCTCCCAACCAGCCGAATCATAAAACCTCATTGAATGGACTAATTGACTTATTAATAGGTATGAGTCAGCAGGAACTGACTTCCCAAGGAGACGAACATTATTTGTCCTACCCTAGAGAATTATACTTTATGGAAAGTCTGGAGTCTATTAGGGAGCCATCAAACATGACAAATATTTATGGATAACATCTGATGAAGGAAGAACACCTTCTTCTGTTATCTGATATGGAAACTTATAAACTGTATAGCTGTAATGGCTATATCATTATTATACTAGGAGGTGAAAGCGTGCTCGTAAACGGAAATGATATGGAAACCAAGGGCTCAATAAGCGTGAAGCAGCTGCTGGACCTTATGGGTATTGACGATTCGGCGGTTGTTGTAGAGGCTGACTGCAGGATAGTTCCCAGGGATAAGTATAACGAGTGGCTGCTGGATGAGGCGTCACGAGTTGAGATTGTAGCATTTGTAGGCGGAGGTTAATATGGATCGAGATATTAATGGAATACTTAAGGATGCAGTTGCAGGTATAGCAGGAATAGGAGGGCTTGGCTCAAATGCTGCGGTCGCGCTTGCCAGGATGGGAATTGGAAGACTTGTGCTTGCAGACTACGACATAGTAGACGAGAGCAATTTAAACAGGCAGCATTACATGATAAGGCACCTGGGCATGAAAAAGGTGCATGCAATAAAGCAGATCATAGGGGAGATAAATCCGCAGGTGCATATCGAATCGCATGATATATACGTAGACGGATGCAATGCGCCTGAGATTTTTAAGGATGCGGATATTGTTATTGAGGCGTTTGACGTGGCAAGCTGCAAGGCGGAATTTGTAAATTCAATTCTGGGAAACACAGGCAAGAAGGTGATTGCAGCTTCGGGACTAGCCGGGTACGGCCCTGCAAACTCAATAGTTACGCGCAGGGTAACAGAAAGGCTATATATAGTAGGAGACGGCGTAAGCGGACTGTCTGAGGGAGAGAAGCTGCTTGCATCGAGAGTTGCAATAGCAGCTAACCATCAGGCCAATCTGGCTGTAAGGTTACTTATTGGTGAGGAAATATAAGGGAGGAATTATCATGGGAAAGCTTAAAATAGGCGGAATTGAACTAGGCAGCAGGCTGTTTATAGGTACGGGCAAGTATCCCAGCAAGGACACGCTTCCAAAGGTGATTGAAAGCAGCGGGACTCAGATGGTGACAATAGCTCTTAGAAGGGTTGATGCCACCAGGAATGAAAACAACATACTCAGCTATATACCCAAGGACACAATACTTCTTCCGAATACTTCCGGCGCCAGGAATGCAGACGAGGCCGTGAGGATTGCAAGGCTGGCAAGGGCCATGGGCTGTGGCGATTGGGTGAAAATCGAGGTCATATCAGACAACAAGTACCTCTTGCCAGACAACGAGGAGACGCTAAAGGCCACAGATATTTTGGCAAATGAGGGCTTTAAGGTACTGCCATACATGAACCCCGACCTTATGAGTGCAAAAAAGCTAGTGGATGCAGGCGCTGTGGGCGTAATGCCTCTTGGAGCGCCTATAGGCACCAACAGGGGATTAAGGATGAAGGAGCTTATTGGCATAATAATAGAGGAGATTAAGCTGCCTGTAATAGTTGACGCCGGAATTGGAGCGCCTTCGCATGCGGCCGAGGCCATGGAGATGGGCGCTGATGCGGTGCTTGTTAACACGGCCATAGCAACTTCTGATGATCCGGTGAAAATGGCGAAGGCCTTCTCGCTCGCTGTAAAGGCCGGAAGGTATGCATGCACTGCAAGGCTTGGAGCCAAGAGTGAAGTTGCAAGCGCGTCGTCGCCTCTGACGGGCTTCCTGCATGAGGAGGGATTTTAATGAGTTTCTACGAGGTGGTAAGCGGCTACAAGGATTTCGACTTCAATGGATTTCTTTCGAGCGTAAACAGCGAGCGAGTGAGGGTCATACTTTCAAATGATAAAATAAGCGACATGGACTTCCTGGCGCTGCTCTCGCCTGCGGCCCAGGGCCACCTGGAGCATATGGCCGAGAAGGCCAGGAGGCTATCGCTGAATCATTTTGGAAAAGCCGTGCTGCTTTATGCGCCGATATACATTTCAAACTACTGCATAAACAGGTGTGCCTACTGCGGCTTCAACCATGACAACAGCATAAGTAGAAAGAGGCTTACGATGGAGGAGATAGAGCAGGAGGCCATAGAGCTTTCAAAGACGGGTATAAGGCATGTGCTGCTCCTTACGGGGGAGTCAAAGAAGCATTCGCCGGCGGATTATATAATAGAGGCTTCACGAGTTCTAAGAAGGCACTTCGATTCGGTTACAATAGAAGTGAGCCCGCT
Coding sequences within it:
- the thiS gene encoding sulfur carrier protein ThiS is translated as MLVNGNDMETKGSISVKQLLDLMGIDDSAVVVEADCRIVPRDKYNEWLLDEASRVEIVAFVGGG
- a CDS encoding thiazole synthase, translating into MGKLKIGGIELGSRLFIGTGKYPSKDTLPKVIESSGTQMVTIALRRVDATRNENNILSYIPKDTILLPNTSGARNADEAVRIARLARAMGCGDWVKIEVISDNKYLLPDNEETLKATDILANEGFKVLPYMNPDLMSAKKLVDAGAVGVMPLGAPIGTNRGLRMKELIGIIIEEIKLPVIVDAGIGAPSHAAEAMEMGADAVLVNTAIATSDDPVKMAKAFSLAVKAGRYACTARLGAKSEVASASSPLTGFLHEEGF
- a CDS encoding IS110 family RNA-guided transposase, with the translated sequence MSNNLFENLFISVGIDVGADFSWMSIALPNQTFVGKPFKIMHSDLNSLSLVVSKIKEAEELYSLESRIFLESTGIYHYPLFCYLRDKGFNIAVINPIITKNSTNINIRKVHNDRFDSRKVALVGLKPDLKVSLMPSDLALDLRNLSREYYDLMDNRSAYVNKLQGELRMVFPQYLKIFSKITTNTALTLLEKYTSPEAFLSASKEEIVDSIRSTARFGLTYAENKYNAIIQAANDANTFGYSVSSNFKRILLYIRFIRNYDIEVASVLSDMHELVDTNETTDFVKQVRLVESYKGAGFLSAVSLMGEIGDFSSFRSPKQLFAYFGLDPAVKQSGQFEGTKISMSKRGSRIARRVIHTMALISISKNRDGSAKNPVLRDYYLKKCQSKPKMVALGAVMHKVCNIVFAILRDEKEFAIITPEDHQMNYLRAKCDKAA
- the thiF gene encoding sulfur carrier protein ThiS adenylyltransferase ThiF, whose protein sequence is MDRDINGILKDAVAGIAGIGGLGSNAAVALARMGIGRLVLADYDIVDESNLNRQHYMIRHLGMKKVHAIKQIIGEINPQVHIESHDIYVDGCNAPEIFKDADIVIEAFDVASCKAEFVNSILGNTGKKVIAASGLAGYGPANSIVTRRVTERLYIVGDGVSGLSEGEKLLASRVAIAANHQANLAVRLLIGEEI